The genomic region CAATTTGCGGCTGAAGCGAGGGGGAAGCCTTTCCCCCCGCAAAGCGACCCATAGGAAAGCTTTGCGCTGAGTTAATCAAAGCGACCCCCGCCAACTTACTTTAGAATTTCGTCCTGCCTTCCCATCAATTTGATTCCGAGCCTCGGTCCGATTTCCTGGACGATTCTCGAAGCCACATAGTTCCCCCAACGAGTCGCTCTCTGCAGGCTGTATCCTTGGGTCAGTCCGTAAAGAACTCCAGCCGCGAAACAGTCTCCTGCGCCCGTTGTGTCGAGCGGTTTTACCGGAAACCCTTCCACGTGGGAAATCGTTCCGTTTTCCGCATAGAACGCGCCGTTTGCGGAGTCGGTCATGAATATGAGAGGAGCGAGTCCGGCGATAAATTTGAGGGCTTCCTGTTTGTCTTCTTTTTGTGAAAGTGCTTTCGCCTCTTCCGCGTTGCAGAAGACAATATCAAAGTAGTCTTTTGTTAAACGAATAAAATCCTCTCTCGAACGATTCACGCAGAACGGATCGCTGTATGTATATGCGACCTTGACCCCGTTCTTCTTGGATTCTTCCATCGTAAGAAGCGAGGCTTCCTTGGTTCCGGGTCCGTCCCAGA from Leptospira stimsonii harbors:
- a CDS encoding adenosine kinase gives rise to the protein MKHYDVFGVGNALVDILVPTEDVFIKRLGFDKGIMTLVDAEKQAGVLTALEGSKRELRSGGSAANTMIAIANSGGTGTYTGKVSKDTYGEFYKKDMEEAGIFFEVAPEDKGHTGTCVVLTTPDAERTMLTHLGISITLQKSDVDVEKLKTSKISYIEGYLWDGPGTKEASLLTMEESKKNGVKVAYTYSDPFCVNRSREDFIRLTKDYFDIVFCNAEEAKALSQKEDKQEALKFIAGLAPLIFMTDSANGAFYAENGTISHVEGFPVKPLDTTGAGDCFAAGVLYGLTQGYSLQRATRWGNYVASRIVQEIGPRLGIKLMGRQDEILK